The window TCATCACGGCGGAACAGCGATACTGGCTGCATCTCTCGATCGACCGGATCACTGGCAAGGTCGTCGACCAAATGCTGGAGCCTGTTTATGAATAGACTGACCCTTCTGTCTGGTATTCACCTCATCCTTCTCGGGTCCGCCGCTGTCGCGCAGGATTCGATCCCGGCACCCGTGCCGCCCTTCGTCAAGCCCGCCCCGGCTTTCGATGCCTATGTCCTGCGGCTCAAGGACCCGCCGAAGGGCGCCTCCAGTCAGGCCGCGCCGGAGTTGATCCAGCGGGAGGCGACACGCTCGCGGGATGTGGTGCGCTATGTCGACTCTCTCTCCGATGGCAGCAAGGTGGAGACCTGGATACTGGGAGGGAAAAGGATTGTGGAGGATCCTCAGACCCATTCCGTGAGCGTGATGGACCCCGATCACGACCCCGTGGCGGTCGTGTACAAGATTTACGATCCGGCCAATGTCGACTGGATCACGGCCGATAAATACGTGGGAGTCGAGAAAGGGGAGGCTGGCAGCTTCTATGTCTTTGACCTCAACGGATCGAGCGGCTCCGGAGCCTCGCCCTATGTGCAGTCCGACTACCTTTTGCCTTCCGGCCGCCGCGCTTGGGTGGATGTGCAAAGCGGACGGCTCGCGCAGTGCAGTGTCAATAAACGCATCTACACCATCGAGTACACGCAGGCCCCCACCGGTGACCTGGTGCTGCCAGAGGCATTTGCCAGGGTCTGGCAAAAGTTCCAGGCGGATCGCAATCCCTTGAAGATCGAGCGACCGCCGCGCGACTAGGCGGTCCAGGGTCAAGCCCGCACCCGATTGCAAATCGTGCGGGCTGGCGACGCTACGCTCCGCGATTTCGATCTGCCCGGGGCGTCGTGATCTCCGGGATTTTCGTGCAGCTTCCCGCCAGATGGAAAGGGTGGCGATGCTCTCCCGATGTTGTGGCCACGAAATCTTGAAAACCTTTATTTTGCCCGGAAAATTCGGGCGGGTCGCTTTCAGCCCGGAGAAGGAGGCGATAATTTGGAGGAGTCCCAAAATGACGAGTTCCAAATCTTATCAATCGTCGAGCTATCGCATGAATGCGGTCATCTGGTCGCATAGCCAGCGTGCAGTACCAGGAAAGAGGGCGCGATAATGAGCGCGGCCGTTATTGCAGAAGCCGGGCGAAACCTGATCGGGCAGACCGGCTGGAACAGTCAAACGTGGGCCGAGGAGACTCTGGCGCGCCTGAGCCTGCGGGAGAAGATCGGACAGACGGCGCAGGAGCGCATCAATGCGTCCACCCGTTTCCTGGGAATGAGCCTGGAGGAGTGGTTCGAGCGGTATCCGGTCGGCAGTGTGTTCTGCGGAGGTGAGATTATCAGCGGTTGCGGAGATACGGCGGAGTCGTCGCGTGCGGCGATCCAGACACTCCAGGCTGCATCGCGGTTGCCCCTCCTGGTGTCGGGCGATCTCGAGAGCGGTGCCGGTGCCGCGGTGAAGGGGCTCACACGCATGCCTTCGGCTCTCGCCCTGGGTGCGACCAATGACACCGACCTGGCCTATGAGTACGGTCGCTGGACGGCGCTGGAGGGCCGCCAGATCGGGTTTACGTGGACTTTTGCCCCGGTGGTCGACCTGCTCAGGAACTGGCTCAACCCCGTGGTCTCCAATCGCGGGCTCGGAGTTTCTCCCCGGCATGTGGGCCGCATGGCCAGCGCGGTGATCCGCGGTGTGCAGGACCACGGCATGGCGGCTTGCGCGAAGCACTTTCCCGGCGATGGTGTTGATTTTCGCGACCAGCATCTGGTCACCTCCATCAACTCTCTTTCCGAGGCCGAGTGGAGGGAAACCTATCTGCGAGTCTTTGCGGAGGTCATCCAGTCCGGTGTGCATACGATCATGTCGGGACACATCGCTCTCCCGTGGCTCGAGCCGCTGGCGGACGGCGAACGCCCGCGTCCCGCGACAGTTTCCCATCGGGTGCTCGGCTTCCTCCGTGATGAGCTCGAGTTCGACGGTGTGATCGTCTCCGACGCGCTCGAAATGGCCGGCTTTACCGGGTGGGGGAGGTATGAGGATCGCATCATCGAGGCGTTCAACGCCGGCATCGATGTCATGCTCTGGCCGCAGATCGAGTACTTTGACGTGATGGAGCGCGCGGTCATGGATGGCCGGGTCACAGAGGCCCGCCTCGACGAGAGCGTCCGTCGCATTCTTCGACTCAAGGCCAGACTGGGACTGCCCGGGGCTCCGTTGCCCGGCGCGACCACAGGCGGGCCGATCGTCCTCTCGGACGAGGCGCGGCAGACCGCCCGTAAGGTGGCGGAGTCGAGCATCACCCTGGTGCGCAATGAGGAGAACATCCTGCCTCTCGATCCGGCAAAGGTTCGCCGTGTCCTGCTGCACTGCGCCGTGGGCCTGGACGAGAAATCCCGCGACGACCTCAGCACTCTCGTGCAGGACTTTCGCGATCGGGGTGTTGAGGTGTCGCTCTTGCAAAACGGAAACTGTCTCGATGTGATTTCCCGCGAGCGCCTCGGCGAGCGGTGGGATGCGTATATCGTCGTATTCAGCCTCCAGATTCATCAGCTAAAGAACACCGTGCGTCCCGTGGGCCAGATTGGTGAGGTGATGTGGACGCTGCAGAATGCGGAAACTGTCCGGCCGATCGTTGTTTCGCTTGGCACTCCCTATCTGCTGCAGGACATGCCGTTCCTCAAAACGTTGGTCAACGCGTACAGCCCCAGTACCGAGACGCAGACGGCGCTGGCTCGTACATTATGGGGGGAGATTCCGTTCTCGGAGTTTTCGCCGGTCGATGTCGGTGGCGAATGGCACGCTTGACCTGCTTGGTACAGCTCCCCGGCATCGCATTGCCGCAGCAGATGTACTGACTCCTCCTTTAATGAAACGCCCGACCCCAAAGTGGCTTAGCACCGCGATATTTTACGAGATATACCCGCAATCCTTCCGGGATTCCGACGGAGACGGCATCGGTGACCTGCCGGGAATAATCGAGAAGCTCGACTACATAGCCGATCTCGGGTGCACCGCGATCTGGCTGAACCCCTGCTTTGTCTCGCCATTTGGAGACGCCGGCTATGATGTGGCCGATTTCTATCGAGTCGCTCCACGATATGGGACCAACGATGATCTCGTGCGGCTCTTCCGGGAGGCCCGGGCGCGGGGCATCCGGGTCTGCCTGGATTTTGTCGCGGGCCACACCTCGATCGACCATCCCTGGTTCAGGGAATCCTGCCGGCATGAACCCAACCGGTATTCCAACTGGTATATCTGGACCCGCTCGATCTGGGACAAGGGCGATCCTCAAAAGCCCATGGTGCATGGGCATGCCGAGCGGGACGGAAACTACCTGGCCAATTTTTTCTATTTCCAGCCGGCTCTCAACTACGGCTACGCCAGGCCGGAGCACCCGTGGCAGCTTCCCGTCGACCATCCGGATGTCCTGGCCGTACGGCAGGAGATGAAAAACATCCTGCGCTACTGGCTCGACCTGGGCGCGGATGGTTTTCGCGTCGACATGGCCATGTCTCTGGTAAAGAACGATCCCGATCTCAAGGAGACGATGCGACTTTGGCGAGATGTCCGCGAGATGTTTGACCGGGAGTATCCTCATGCCGCGCTGATGTCGGAATGGTCCGACCCGGAGAAAGCCATCCCGGCCGGTTTTCACGTCGACTTCATGCTGGCGTTTGGCGATCCTCCGGCATACACCTCGCTGCTCCGCAAGGAACCCGGTCGCGATCTGAACCCGGTCGCCGATCCGGCCTCGCATAGCTACTTCGATCGGTGCGGGCAGGGCGACATCCGCGAGTTCATGGTTCCTTATCTCAAGCACTACGAAGCGACGAAGGACCACGGCTTCATCACCATCCCTACGGGCAATCACGATGTCCCTCGGCTTGCAAAGGGGAGGACGGAGCAGGAGATACTTATTGTTTTCGCCTTCGTGATGACGATGCCCGGCATCCCGTTCATTTACTACGGTGATGAGATCGGGATGAGGCATATCGACGGTCTGCCGTCCAAAGAGGGCGGGTACTCCCGCACCGGAGCCCGCACGCCGATGCAGTGGGACGATGGCGTGAACCTCGGCTTCTCATCTGCCTCCCCCGAGGATCTCTACCTCCCCGTGGACGCAAGCCCCGGCGCTCCCACCGTCCTGTCCCAGGGTCAGAAGTTGCTTTCCCGGGTGAAATCCCTCGTGCAGTTGCGGCGTTCCTGGAGAGCGCTTGGCAATGGCGGTGCATTTCGCGTTCTGACCAGCGAGGGATACCCGGTTGTCTATCAAAGAGGGAAAGGGGCCGACACCTTTGTCATCATCATCAATCCTGCCGATGAATGTCAGCCCTCGACTTTCCTGCTTCCCCAGGTCGGCGCGTTGCAGCAGATCCATGGCGATCACATCGATGTGCTGGCGGATCGCGATCGCTATTCCGTGGTCATGCCCCCGGTCAGCTACGGAGTTTTCAAGGTGACCTAGATGAAAGGCCATTCCGGACTTTATGAATAAATACCATGTCATCATGATGGCGCCCCGGCGCCTTTCCCTTGCCCTCTTCTTGTTGCTGGCAGCCTGCGTCACCGAGGCTACCGCCCAGGAGATATGGACCATGCCGAAAGAGTTGCCGACCACTCCGCCCGGTGCGACGCCCGCCACCTTTCCGCTGCCGAGATTTGAGTGGCTGCAGAGAATCATCGAGAACAACGCCAAGGCAAACAAGGCGCCGGAGACCATCCAGTTGGTTTTTGACGGTGACTCCATCACGGACGGCTGGCAGGGAAAAGGGCGGCGCACATTCGATGAACGCTACGGAAAAATCGGGGTGTTCGACTTCGGCCTGAGCGGCGACCGGACCCAGAATCTTCTCTGGCGTCTCTACAACGGGCAGGTCGACAAGGTCCGGCCCAAACTGGTCGTGCTCCTGATCGGAACCAATAACATCGGCTTTGGCGAAAAGCCCGAGGACGCCGCTGCCGGGGTGAAGGCGGTGGTGGAGGAATACCGTAAGCGTCTGCCCGAGAGCGTCATCCTCCTCCAGGCCGTCTTCCCACGCGGCCAGAGTCCTCAAGACCAGGCAAGACCGAAGATCGACACTCTGAATCGTGAGATCGCAAAGCTCGCAGACGGGGAAAAGGTGGTGTTCCTCGACTTCGGAGAAAAATTCCTCAATCCCGACGGGTCCGTCAATGCAGACCTCATGCCGGACTTCCTGCATCCCAACGACAAGGGCTATGTCGTCTGGGCGGACGCGATACAGCCGGTCATCGACAAGTATTTCCCTCCCCGGTAGCAGCGGGGCCTTTTTCAAGCGGACCGGCAGCGATTCTCGCGGCGCGAAATCGGGATTGCTGCCGGGCGGGATTGGTTCCGACGCGATGTCGGCAGTCTAAAGGGAATTGAGCGCCCTGAAATCCCGTGGCAGGGGATCTGCCCCGACACTCACGGCGGAGGGTGTGCGCCCGGCCTTTTCACCCGGCGCGTTTCAGAAACTCTGGCGGACTGCGGGTCGCGTGGAATCCCGGTGAACGAGACGTACCGGCAGTCGGTCGCTCACCGGAGTGGGGGGCGTGTCGCGAAGCTCCTCTTCCTGTTGGTTTACCGCCCGCAGCTGGGTCAGCAGATGTCTCACGGCATGGCGGCCGATACCGATGGGGTCCTGCGCGATCGTCGTTAGCCGGGGACGTACTGCGGAGGCGATGCGCAGATCACCGAACCCGACGATCGAGACATCCTCCGGCACGCGGCGCCCGCAATCTTGAGTGGCGGCGAGCACGTCCATGGCCACCCAGTCGTTGAAACACACGATCGCGGTTGGGGCTTCCTCCATGGTGAGGAGTTCTCTCGCGTGACGGTAGATCTCCTCGGAGCCGTAGTTTTGGATGTCGCGCATCCACGTTTCGCGAACGGGCAACCCATGGCGCTCCATCGCGTGGCGAAATCCCTCCACGCGGGCGCGGCCCGTGCTGATCTTTCGGTGGAAAATGTTGGCAATGCGCCGATGGCCGAGCTCGATGAGATGCTCGGTTGCGGCGATGCCTCCCTCATAGTCCTGGCTGCCGACGAAGGCATATTCCTCGACTCCGGCAAAGGTCTGGTCCACCACCACGATCGGCCTCTGAAAGGTTCGCAATTCTTGCAGATAGGCCGGGGTCGGCTGGTCTCCCGGCGGGAACATGAGCAAGCCATCGACCCGCCGCTCCGTGAAGGTCCGGAGCACTTTCTCGCCCTCGTGGACGCAGAGATCCCAACTGATCACGATCGTGTCGTAGGCGGCCTCATACAGCACCTCCAGCATGCCTTCCACGATGCGTCCGGAGAAATCATCACGGAAATCATTGCAGGTGAGGCCGATCGTCATGCTCCGACCCTTTTGGATGGCATGCACGAGCCGGTTGGGCCGGTAGTGGTGCTGGGCGGCCACGCTCAGGATGCGTTGCCGCGTCGTCTCCGAGACCCCCGCCTTCCCGCTGAGGGCTTTTGACGTGGCTCCGATTGATACACCGCATATCCGGGCGATTTCCGCGAGTGAGGACATAACGGGCTTCATATCACTGGAAAAATGGCTGTGAGAAAAGACTTTCTTAAAATCCACGGGCTGGCCGTGCGATTTTCCCCGGTTTTCCTCGTAAAAAGTCCTGAGAGAAAATACTTGCGCAAATGGCGAGAAAGTACTTTCTCTATAGAAAGTTTCCACCTCACCATGATCTCCCCATTCCCACTCAAATCCTCCCGTCTCCTCTCTTCAGCCGTTGCCGTTTTGGCTGTTGGGCTCAGCGCCATGTCGGCTGATGCCGCTCTGCTTACCTCCTGGACACAGTATTCCGGCTCGGTCAGCAGCGGGCTGAATACCGCCAGCCCGGTTCTCGGCAATGGCACGTCCAATTCTGGTGATAGTCAGTCAATCTACGCTGTTTCCCCGACCTACACGCTGAGTAGCGTAGGGGATTCCCTAACGCTCTCCGGCGGAGTGACATTTCTGAATCTTGAGACTCCCCAAGCCGATCAGTTCCGTTTTGGCCTGTATAATGTGAATGGCCAATCCGGTGGTCTCGGCTGGCTTGGCTACATGGCGTCGAACTCCGGCACCAGTGGAGGCTCGACCTACAGTCGGCTCTGGGAGCGGAATAATCCGAATAACTTCAGCTTCGGCAGCGGTTCTGGTGCTACGACGGTAGCCAACGTGAATGCAACCCCGGGAAATACCGCCTTCGCCTCGGGCACCTACACGTTCTCCCTTACGCTCACCCGTGTGGCCACGGGTCTCCAGGTGGGTTGGACGCTCATCGGTACAAATGTGAACTACACCGTCTCGGGCACTTATCTGGATACCACTCCGCAGACCTATACCTACGACCGCGTGGGCTTCTTCACTGGTGGTGGCCTCACCGCCGATCAGGTGAGCTTTTCAAATGTCGATCTCACCGTCGTTCCCGAGCCCGGCGTGGTGGGCCTCGTGGTGGCGGGTCTCACCTTCTGCTTCATTCTCAGGCGTCGCCGTCAGGCTTAGCATCTTTGCCCGGCAGGTCTTATATTGCGAATGATCTGCCGGGTTCCCCTGGTCATTCTCTCTTTCTTCCCCATGAAACACCTCCTCCCTCTCTCGGCCCTCGTTCTTGCCTGTTTCTCCGGTTCGCTCCGCGCGGCGGATGCGCCTACGCTGCTCGCGGAATACGACTTCGAAAAAATCCCCGCCTATGTGCCCAACTGGGGCGCGGGACTCGGCAGCACCTACAAACCGGCCACAGGCTGGAAGACGCCGTTCAAGGTTTCGCTCGATCAGGACAACCCGCACTCCGGCGACAACTCTCTCCGCTTCGAGTTGCTGGAACCCTCCGATAAGGAAAAGATCGTTCACAGCCCGGCCATCAAGGTCGAGCCAGCCGATGGCGAGAGAAAGGTCCGCGTGCGTCTCTTTGTGCGTTCGACGGGCTTCGGCGAGAAGGGTGCGGGTATCCGCATCCTGGAGCGCGATGAAGCGGGTGCCAGCATTCGCCTTCTGGGCGGATCGAAGACGCTCATTCCGGTGCCGGATTCCGCGGATTGGGTGGAACTCGATGCCGAGGGTGTCCTGCATTCGCGCACTGCGTCGATCTCCTTCATGGTGGTCGCTTATACGGAGGAGGCTCCGGCCACGCTCTGGATCGACGATGTGTCGATCGAATTGGTCCCCGCTGTCACGCCCTGATCACGCCCTGGATTTTCGATGAAGGATATTCCCGTGTTCCTGCCGGGTCGGCGGCTCACGCTCGCCCTCACCCTGGCCTTGCTTGCTCCGACCGTGAGAGCCGCGGATGCTCCCTCCGGTCTTGCCTTTTCCTCGACGGCGAAGGGGAACATTTTCACGGACGCCCAGGGAACCGTCACTCTGAAGGTGCCCGCCTCCATTGCCAGCGGCACGCTTACGGTGAAAAACGAGAGCGGCGCTGTCATTGAGACGCGCCCGCTCGCAGGAAACTCGGGGGATGTGTCGATCACGCTTCCGCAAAAGGGATTCTACGCGATTGATGCCGAGACGGTGCAGGCGGATGGGGCAAAATCCCGCGGGTCCACGACCGCCGCCGTGGTCGGCCCGGTGCCTTCCGATGAAATGCGCCTCCAGTCCCGCCTCGGCCTCTGGACTGTGCAAGGGGACGCCGATCTCGTACTTGCCGCTGGCGCCCGCTGGAACCGCCGCATGATTTCCATTCACAAGCTGGGTGAGAACATGCTCAGTGAGAATCCTCCCGCGGCCGAGAGCGTGCTCTTTCCGAAGTCGCCGTTCACTCAGGTCGGCGTGATGTCCTTCGGCCTTCCGCTCTGGCTCATGGAGCCGACTGATAAGAAAAAGAGCTTCGGCAACCCGCTCAACAAGCCCACCGACTGGAACAAGCTCAAGGCGCTCGTCTCCGCCTGGGTGCGTCAGCAGGGGGAAAACTTTCCCGACTACTTCGAGATCTACAACGAACCCGAGTGGCAGTGGAAAGGCGCGTCGAATGAAGACCTCGTGCGGGTGCTCGCCACCATCGCCGACGGGATCAAGGAAGCCAGCCCGAAGACTCAAGTGCTCGGCCCGGGATTCTCGTCCATCCGCATCAAGGACCCCGCCCGCCTCGATCTCGTCACCGCGAAGGAGCAGGGACTCTTTGATCATCTCGACGGGCTCGTCGTCCATGCCTACGTGGATGGTTCGGCTCCCGAGAAGGAGTTCATCCAGCGTGTTGAGGAACTTCAGGAGTTCCTGCGCGACATCGGGCGCCCCAAGTTTCCGATCCACATCACGGAGTTTGGCTGGACCTCCGGCAAAGGCACCTGGCAGAAGCCTGTCGACGAGATCACCCAGGCCCGCTATGTGACGCGTTCGCTCACCCTGCTCGCCGCCCTGGGCGTGGAGAATGCGACCTACTTCTGCCTGCAATTCAAGGCTGCTCCGAATCCCGGCGAGCGTGGCTTCTCGCTCGTTCACGACGACTCCACGCCGAAGCCCGGCTATGCCGCCTACGCCAATGTCGCCCGCTGGCTCGCTGGCGTGAAGGGGACAGGTACCTGGCTGCGTCTCACGCCGACCACGCATCTCGTGCTCTTCGAGAAAAGCGACAACACCTCGATCGCCGTGGCATGGGACACGGAGGCCGAACGCGCAATCGGCCTGCCGCTGGTCACCTCACGACGCGAGGACATGATGGGCCGCTCGCTGCCAGCTTCCGATACGCTGGCACTTTCGCCGAGTCCGATCTTTCTCGAGTTTTCCGAATCCCAATCGCCCTCGATCGAAATGCTTGCGCGTCTCGACGTGATGCGCGGCGGCGAGGATGTCACCCTGCCGCGTGGCGGTGAGTGGATCGCTCCGGCTCCCCTGGTCGTCCGTGATGGCCGCCTTGCTGTCCCTGCCTCTGCTGCCAACGGAGATTACCTTCTCCTGACCCGCGACGGCCAGAAGTGGCTCGGCCAGCCCGTGAAGGTCATCCCTCCGCTCGAGGCCCGTCCGCCCGTTCTTGCCTGGCCCGCGGATCAGCAGGAGCCTTCGCTTGAGACGACTGTCATCTCGCATTCCGCCGTCCCAGTGACCACGCGGCTCGCGGTGAAGCTTGATGGAACCCGTGACCGGTTCCTCGAGGCCTCCGAGATTGCACCCGGCGAGACACGCCAGCTCTCGGTGCCGCTCGATGGACTCTCTCAAGGCACCCGGTATCGCGGCAAGATGGCCGTGGATAGCCGCCACGAGGGCCGCCGGGATGAAATCTCGCTCCCGCTGGATTTTACCATTCTCTCCGCGGCTCCCGTACCGCGCGGCGGGCAACCCGACTGGAGCCAGATTCCGGCGGTGGATTTCTCAGCCTGGGACCCCTTTGGCGGTCCCATTGCGCCCGAAGATTGCTCCGCGACGCTGCAGGCCGCTCATGGGGTGGAAGGATTGCACCTCCGCGTCGTCGTCCGTGATGATGAGCACCTCCAGACCCGCTCCGGCGAGGATATCTGGTCGCAGGATTCCATCCAGATCGGCCTCGATCCCGACCATCAGAAGACCTGGGAGGCTAATGACCTCTTCGGTCTCAAGGGACATCGCGTCTTCGAGTACGGCGTGGCCTGGAATGGCAAGCAACCCATGACGTGGCGCTGGGTCTCCTACGTGCCGGAGCTTCCCGTCGGCGTCGCCGAGCCTCGCGTACAGCTCCGCGTGAAACGGGAAGGGGACATCACCACCTACGATATCCTGTTCCCATGGGCTGTCATGGGTCTCGACCGTCCCATGGCTGCGGGTTCCGCCATTGGCATCTCACTTTCTCTCGCCGACGCCGATACGGGCAAAACCAGCCGCCGCGCCCTGCGTCTCTACGGCGGCATCGCCGAGGGCAAGGACCCGGAAAAATACGGCCCTCTCTGGCTCCGCTAAATCGCCATGTCATCCGCTCTTCGCCAGGTTCATCTCGACTTCCACACCTCGCCGTTCATTCCCGATGTCGGCGCGGAATTCGACGCGCGCGAGTTTGCCGCGACCTTCAGGCGCGCCCGGGTCAATAGCGTGACCATCTTTGCCAAGTGCCACCATGGGATGTGCTATTACCCCACGCAGACCGGCACTCCGCATCCCGCGCTGAATGGCCGCGACCTGCTCGGCGAGATGTTGGAAGCCCTCCGCGAGGAAGGCATTCGCTGCCCCGTCTACACCACCGTGGCGTGGGAGGAAAATGTCGCCGACCTTCACCCGGAGTGGCGGCAAATGCGGGCCGACGGCACCTTTGCCCGTTGTGAGAATGTCGATCCCGCCCGCCCGCCGCATCCCGGCGGATGGAGGTTTAACGACTGGGTGCATCCCGACTATCTCGACTATCTCGAGGCGCACGTGCGCGAACTCTTCTCCCGCTACGGCCAGTTGGACGGGCTTTTCTTCGACATCCTGTTTTACGATCTGCTAGCTCATCACAGCGACGCCTGCCGCCGCTACCGTGCACGCCATGGCTTCGAGGCGGACGATGTCGAGACCTTCAAGCGCTTCGAATCTCACGCCCAGGCCAGCTTCGCCTCCCGCTTCACGAAGCTCATTCGCAGTCTCTCGCCGGAGAGCTCGGTCTTTTACAACACGCCCTTCGATGTCTATGTCGACGGCACCGGCGGCCGCCAGCGCCTGCCCCATCTCACCCATATCGAGATCGAGTCGCTGCCTTCGGGATTCTGGGGGTATTACCATTTCCCACGCCTGGCGCGCGGCGCGGGCCGGTGGGGCAAGCCCTGGGTCGGTATGACCGGTCGCTTCCAGCGCATGTGGGGCGACTTTGGCGGGATCAAGCCCCAGGCCGCGCTGGAGTACGAGTGCTTCCGCTCACAGGCTCTCGGTGGCGGAAATTCCGTCGGCGACCAACTCCCGCCTCGCGGCCGGCTCGATGCTGCGGCCTACGATCTCATCGGCGCGGTCTACGAACAATGCGAAGCCGCCGAGCCGTTCTATGCCGGCAGCGTGGAGCTCACCGATATCGGCATCCTCTCCGCAAACTTCCCCGGCAAGGATCTCTCCGCGACGGGCACGTCGGACGAGGGCGCGATCCAGATGTGTGAGGAGACGCATTACGAGGTCTCGCTCCTCGACGAGCACTCCGACCTCTCAGCCTGCCGCGGCCTCATTCTGCCGGACGATGTGGTCATCACGCCGCGCCTCTACAAGAAGCTCAAGGCCTACCACGCCGCAGGCGGCAAGCTGATCATCTCTCACCGCTCCGGTCGCGACATCTCGGGCCGCTGGGCGCTGGATTTCCTGCCCCTCGGCTTCAATGGCATGGTGGAAAAGTTCCCCACCTACTGGCGGGCGCGCAAGGACTTCTGGCCGGAGCTGAGCGCCAGCGACCGGGTCGTGTATTCCCAAGGGGTGAATGTCTTCCCGGGCAAGGGCGCCAGGGTGCTGGTCGATCGCGTGCTGCCGTATTTCAAGCGTACCGACCTGACCTTTTCCTCGCATTTTCAGACTCCGCCGCAGGCCGAGCCGGACCGCTTCCCGGCCGTCGTCTCGGGGAAGGGATTTGTATATTTCGCCGACCCGATTTTCCGCGAGTACCGGCAGACCGGCAATCAGGCCGCCCGCGACGTCTGGCGCCGCATCATCCGCGACTTCGTCGGCGACCCACTCGTGGGTGCAGGTCTCCCGAGCACCATGCTTTGCATCCCGCGCCGCCGCGGCCGCGATCTGATCCTCACGCTCTTGCATTATGTGCCCGTGCGCAAAGCCCTCGAGATCGACGTGTGCGAGGAGCGCATGAGCTTCGCCGGCGAGTCGCTTGCCTTTTCCTCCAGCGTAAAGGAAGTCCGTCGGTTCGATACCGGTGAGACTCTCGAGCGCTCCGCGGACGGCAAGTGCTTCACCTTGCC of the Terrimicrobium sacchariphilum genome contains:
- a CDS encoding LacI family DNA-binding transcriptional regulator, which codes for MKPVMSSLAEIARICGVSIGATSKALSGKAGVSETTRQRILSVAAQHHYRPNRLVHAIQKGRSMTIGLTCNDFRDDFSGRIVEGMLEVLYEAAYDTIVISWDLCVHEGEKVLRTFTERRVDGLLMFPPGDQPTPAYLQELRTFQRPIVVVDQTFAGVEEYAFVGSQDYEGGIAATEHLIELGHRRIANIFHRKISTGRARVEGFRHAMERHGLPVRETWMRDIQNYGSEEIYRHARELLTMEEAPTAIVCFNDWVAMDVLAATQDCGRRVPEDVSIVGFGDLRIASAVRPRLTTIAQDPIGIGRHAVRHLLTQLRAVNQQEEELRDTPPTPVSDRLPVRLVHRDSTRPAVRQSF
- a CDS encoding GDSL-type esterase/lipase family protein, coding for MNKYHVIMMAPRRLSLALFLLLAACVTEATAQEIWTMPKELPTTPPGATPATFPLPRFEWLQRIIENNAKANKAPETIQLVFDGDSITDGWQGKGRRTFDERYGKIGVFDFGLSGDRTQNLLWRLYNGQVDKVRPKLVVLLIGTNNIGFGEKPEDAAAGVKAVVEEYRKRLPESVILLQAVFPRGQSPQDQARPKIDTLNREIAKLADGEKVVFLDFGEKFLNPDGSVNADLMPDFLHPNDKGYVVWADAIQPVIDKYFPPR
- a CDS encoding PEP-CTERM sorting domain-containing protein (PEP-CTERM proteins occur, often in large numbers, in the proteomes of bacteria that also encode an exosortase, a predicted intramembrane cysteine proteinase. The presence of a PEP-CTERM domain at a protein's C-terminus predicts cleavage within the sorting domain, followed by covalent anchoring to some some component of the (usually Gram-negative) cell surface. Many PEP-CTERM proteins exhibit an unusual sequence composition that includes large numbers of potential glycosylation sites. Expression of one such protein has been shown restore the ability of a bacterium to form floc, a type of biofilm.), which gives rise to MISPFPLKSSRLLSSAVAVLAVGLSAMSADAALLTSWTQYSGSVSSGLNTASPVLGNGTSNSGDSQSIYAVSPTYTLSSVGDSLTLSGGVTFLNLETPQADQFRFGLYNVNGQSGGLGWLGYMASNSGTSGGSTYSRLWERNNPNNFSFGSGSGATTVANVNATPGNTAFASGTYTFSLTLTRVATGLQVGWTLIGTNVNYTVSGTYLDTTPQTYTYDRVGFFTGGGLTADQVSFSNVDLTVVPEPGVVGLVVAGLTFCFILRRRRQA
- a CDS encoding alpha-amylase family glycosyl hydrolase: MKRPTPKWLSTAIFYEIYPQSFRDSDGDGIGDLPGIIEKLDYIADLGCTAIWLNPCFVSPFGDAGYDVADFYRVAPRYGTNDDLVRLFREARARGIRVCLDFVAGHTSIDHPWFRESCRHEPNRYSNWYIWTRSIWDKGDPQKPMVHGHAERDGNYLANFFYFQPALNYGYARPEHPWQLPVDHPDVLAVRQEMKNILRYWLDLGADGFRVDMAMSLVKNDPDLKETMRLWRDVREMFDREYPHAALMSEWSDPEKAIPAGFHVDFMLAFGDPPAYTSLLRKEPGRDLNPVADPASHSYFDRCGQGDIREFMVPYLKHYEATKDHGFITIPTGNHDVPRLAKGRTEQEILIVFAFVMTMPGIPFIYYGDEIGMRHIDGLPSKEGGYSRTGARTPMQWDDGVNLGFSSASPEDLYLPVDASPGAPTVLSQGQKLLSRVKSLVQLRRSWRALGNGGAFRVLTSEGYPVVYQRGKGADTFVIIINPADECQPSTFLLPQVGALQQIHGDHIDVLADRDRYSVVMPPVSYGVFKVT
- a CDS encoding glycoside hydrolase family 3 protein, with the translated sequence MSAAVIAEAGRNLIGQTGWNSQTWAEETLARLSLREKIGQTAQERINASTRFLGMSLEEWFERYPVGSVFCGGEIISGCGDTAESSRAAIQTLQAASRLPLLVSGDLESGAGAAVKGLTRMPSALALGATNDTDLAYEYGRWTALEGRQIGFTWTFAPVVDLLRNWLNPVVSNRGLGVSPRHVGRMASAVIRGVQDHGMAACAKHFPGDGVDFRDQHLVTSINSLSEAEWRETYLRVFAEVIQSGVHTIMSGHIALPWLEPLADGERPRPATVSHRVLGFLRDELEFDGVIVSDALEMAGFTGWGRYEDRIIEAFNAGIDVMLWPQIEYFDVMERAVMDGRVTEARLDESVRRILRLKARLGLPGAPLPGATTGGPIVLSDEARQTARKVAESSITLVRNEENILPLDPAKVRRVLLHCAVGLDEKSRDDLSTLVQDFRDRGVEVSLLQNGNCLDVISRERLGERWDAYIVVFSLQIHQLKNTVRPVGQIGEVMWTLQNAETVRPIVVSLGTPYLLQDMPFLKTLVNAYSPSTETQTALARTLWGEIPFSEFSPVDVGGEWHA